A single region of the Pseudomonas mandelii genome encodes:
- a CDS encoding S9 family peptidase: MNETHASSLKAEPFSASRAVAAGIDFAELLVGQHGLFWNEYRPEDAACRIWHWRDGQARCLTPTGFSVRSRVYEYGGGAFCLTDDGIVFVNEADQQLYRQSLAGETPEVLTSGECRYGDLQFANGQVLAVEENRDRHRLVAIDVADGQRHLLAEGADFYAAPTLSPDSQRLAWIEWSRPDQPWTATRLMVAERQNDGGFAQPRCVAGDGAQESLQQPRFDSDGHLFCLTDRGGYWQPWAESADGLSLLPSAAADHGPAPWQLGGSTWLPLGESRYLASWTEGGFGKLGICGDAAEDFTGDYSRFRHLALDEQFIYCIAASPVSSSAVIAIERDTRQVKILAGGIAPLPAERISVPRTLRYPSGSGEAHGFFYPPMTGEAKPPLVVFIHGGPTSACYPMLDPRIQYWAQRGFAVADLNYRGSSGYGRAYRQALHLSWGDVDVEDACAVVAYLADRGLIDGDKAFIRGGSAGGYTTLCALAFHNVFRAGASLYGVSDPVALGRATHKFEGDYLDWLIGDPVEDAERYAARTPLLHANNISVPMIFFQGELDAVVVPQQTRDMVKALQDNGILVEAHYYADERHGFRKAGNQAHALEQEWLFYRRVIELAS, encoded by the coding sequence ATGAACGAAACTCACGCCTCATCGCTAAAAGCTGAACCCTTCAGCGCTTCCCGGGCCGTCGCAGCCGGTATCGACTTCGCCGAGCTGTTAGTCGGCCAGCATGGCCTGTTCTGGAACGAATACCGTCCCGAAGATGCCGCCTGCAGGATCTGGCATTGGCGCGACGGCCAGGCCCGTTGCCTGACGCCAACGGGTTTCAGCGTGCGCAGTCGGGTGTACGAATATGGCGGTGGCGCGTTTTGTCTGACGGATGACGGGATTGTTTTCGTCAACGAAGCAGACCAGCAACTCTACCGGCAATCGCTGGCGGGCGAGACGCCTGAGGTGCTGACCTCCGGGGAATGCCGTTACGGCGATCTGCAGTTTGCCAACGGACAGGTTTTGGCGGTTGAAGAGAACCGGGATCGGCACCGTCTGGTGGCGATTGATGTGGCTGACGGCCAGCGTCATCTGCTGGCCGAAGGCGCCGATTTCTATGCCGCGCCGACGCTGAGTCCGGACTCGCAACGATTGGCGTGGATTGAATGGAGCCGCCCGGATCAGCCATGGACCGCCACTCGCTTGATGGTTGCCGAGCGCCAGAATGATGGGGGCTTCGCTCAACCGCGTTGTGTGGCGGGCGATGGTGCGCAGGAGTCACTGCAACAACCGCGTTTCGACAGCGACGGCCACCTGTTTTGCCTGACGGATCGCGGCGGCTACTGGCAGCCTTGGGCGGAATCCGCAGACGGCCTGAGCCTGCTGCCGAGTGCCGCCGCTGACCATGGGCCGGCGCCGTGGCAGCTGGGGGGCAGCACCTGGTTGCCGCTGGGCGAAAGCCGCTACTTGGCCAGTTGGACCGAAGGCGGGTTCGGCAAACTGGGAATCTGCGGTGACGCCGCTGAAGATTTCACCGGTGATTACAGCCGTTTTCGTCATCTCGCACTGGATGAGCAATTCATCTATTGCATCGCGGCATCGCCGGTCAGTTCGTCGGCGGTGATCGCAATCGAGCGCGATACCCGCCAGGTCAAAATCCTCGCCGGCGGGATTGCACCGTTGCCCGCCGAGCGCATCAGCGTCCCGCGAACCTTGCGCTACCCGAGCGGTTCGGGCGAGGCCCACGGCTTCTTCTATCCGCCGATGACCGGCGAGGCGAAACCGCCGCTGGTGGTGTTCATCCACGGCGGCCCGACCTCGGCCTGCTACCCGATGCTTGATCCACGCATTCAGTACTGGGCGCAACGCGGCTTCGCCGTGGCCGATCTCAACTACCGCGGCAGCAGTGGCTATGGCCGGGCGTATCGCCAGGCGCTGCATTTGAGTTGGGGTGACGTGGATGTCGAAGATGCCTGCGCGGTGGTCGCTTATCTTGCCGATCGCGGCTTGATCGACGGCGACAAGGCGTTTATTCGCGGCGGCAGTGCTGGCGGTTACACCACGCTGTGTGCGTTGGCCTTTCACAACGTCTTCCGCGCAGGCGCCAGCCTTTACGGTGTCAGCGATCCCGTGGCACTGGGCCGCGCGACCCACAAGTTCGAAGGCGATTATCTGGATTGGCTGATTGGCGATCCGGTTGAGGATGCCGAACGATACGCCGCGCGTACTCCGCTGCTGCATGCGAACAACATCAGTGTTCCGATGATTTTCTTTCAGGGCGAACTGGACGCCGTGGTGGTGCCGCAACAGACCCGCGACATGGTCAAGGCGCTACAAGACAACGGCATTCTGGTTGAAGCGCATTACTATGCGGACGAACGTCATGGCTTTCGCAAGGCGGGGAACCAGGCCCATGCGCTGGAGCAGGAGTGGTTGTTTTATCGGCGGGTGATCGAACTCGCAAGCTGA
- the pqqD gene encoding pyrroloquinoline quinone biosynthesis peptide chaperone PqqD: protein MSFDRSKTPTWRQGYRYQYEPAQKGHVLLYPEGMIKLNDSAALIGGLIDGQRDVAAIIAELDAKFPDVPELAEDIEQFMEVARAQHWIELA from the coding sequence ATGAGTTTCGATCGCAGCAAGACCCCGACGTGGCGTCAGGGCTACCGCTATCAGTACGAACCGGCGCAGAAAGGCCATGTCCTGCTGTACCCGGAAGGCATGATCAAACTCAACGACAGCGCTGCGCTGATTGGCGGTTTGATTGATGGCCAGCGTGACGTAGCGGCGATCATCGCCGAACTGGACGCGAAGTTCCCCGACGTGCCCGAGCTCGCTGAGGACATCGAGCAGTTCATGGAGGTAGCCCGTGCTCAGCACTGGATCGAACTTGCCTGA
- a CDS encoding LysR family transcriptional regulator, translated as MDFKQLRYFVAVYEEGHVGRAAERLSISQPALSQQIRQLEQNLDVSLFERSSKRLLPTLAAHTLYNHALPLLDGLQRAREALGNFKGQALRTLAIGVLQTVHTSLVPQMLERVRKAQPHLVVQIYELTGLEIERRLLNGSLDIGISYLPPRQPGLHGVMLYEDELTLVIPADHPLREFKKVSMSQAAELPMLLLGEEFQVRQIWQTQLANLGRRPQVQAELNNMAGILDSLPHTRLATVLPGRSQKALGNNELLWKPLTEPRVPLKVGLVCRDVQRQQASLALLRTLLEEVMNGPDDRLNSSTALDGPR; from the coding sequence ATGGATTTCAAGCAACTGCGTTATTTCGTCGCGGTCTATGAAGAAGGCCACGTCGGCCGGGCGGCCGAGCGACTGTCAATCTCCCAGCCGGCGCTGTCCCAGCAGATCCGCCAGCTCGAGCAAAACCTCGATGTAAGCCTGTTCGAACGCAGCAGCAAACGCCTGCTACCCACTCTGGCCGCCCATACTTTGTACAACCACGCCCTACCCTTGCTTGATGGCCTGCAACGGGCCCGCGAGGCATTGGGCAACTTCAAGGGTCAGGCGCTGCGCACCTTGGCCATTGGCGTGTTGCAGACGGTTCACACAAGTCTCGTGCCGCAGATGCTCGAACGCGTGCGCAAGGCGCAACCGCATCTGGTGGTGCAGATCTATGAATTGACTGGCCTGGAAATCGAGCGGCGGCTGCTCAATGGTTCCCTCGACATCGGCATCAGCTACCTGCCGCCCCGACAGCCGGGGTTGCACGGCGTCATGCTGTACGAAGATGAACTGACCCTGGTGATCCCGGCGGACCACCCGTTGCGCGAGTTCAAGAAAGTCTCGATGAGTCAGGCCGCCGAGTTGCCCATGCTGTTGCTGGGTGAAGAGTTTCAAGTGCGGCAGATCTGGCAGACACAACTGGCCAATCTGGGACGACGGCCGCAGGTGCAGGCGGAACTGAACAATATGGCGGGGATTCTCGACAGTCTGCCCCACACCCGGCTGGCCACCGTGCTGCCCGGGCGCTCGCAAAAGGCGCTCGGCAACAATGAATTGCTCTGGAAACCGCTGACCGAGCCCCGAGTGCCGCTGAAAGTCGGATTGGTGTGTCGGGATGTGCAGCGGCAACAAGCCTCGCTGGCCCTATTGCGCACGCTGTTGGAAGAAGTGATGAACGGGCCCGACGACCGTTTGAACAGCTCGACTGCGCTCGACGGGCCGCGCTGA
- a CDS encoding YqaE/Pmp3 family membrane protein, protein MDFIRIIIAILLPPLGVFLQVGFAGAFWLNILLTLCGYIPGIVHAVYIIAKR, encoded by the coding sequence ATGGATTTCATTCGCATCATCATTGCCATTCTGTTGCCACCACTGGGTGTGTTTCTGCAAGTCGGTTTCGCCGGCGCTTTCTGGCTGAATATTTTGCTGACGTTGTGCGGTTACATTCCGGGGATCGTGCATGCGGTGTACATCATCGCCAAGCGCTGA
- a CDS encoding acyl-CoA dehydrogenase C-terminal domain-containing protein, with protein MPEYKAPLRDMRFLIDHVFDFHTTYAGLGATDASPDMVNAILEEGAKFCENVLAPLNRSGDEEGCHFDNGVVTTPTGFKQAFAQYVEGGWHGLAADPAYGGQGLPSSLGLVISEMVGSSNTSWGMYPGLTHGAMSAIHAHGTEDQKNTYLSKLTAGQWTGTMCLTEAHCGTDLGIIKTRAVPSADGSYAISGSKIFISAGEHDMSDNIIHLVLAKLPDAPAGTKGISLFIVPKFLPDAEGEAGERNGVSCGSIEHKMGIKASATCVLNFDEAKGFLIGEPNKGLNCMFTMMNHARLGTGMQGLCLGEASFQGAIKYANDRLQMRALTGAKAPDKAADPIIVHPDVRRMLLTMKAFNEGNRALTYFTAQLLDVAHLSPDETARQDAEDLLAFLTPICKAFMTDTGLEVTNHGMQVFGGHGFIREWGMEQLVRDCRIAPIYEGTNGIQALDLLGRKVLGSQGKLLRGFTKIVHKFCAANAEHPQLASYVAQLNGLNQQWGELTAKVGMAAMKNPDEVGAASVDYLMYSGYIILGYLWLRMALVAQTQLDAGSGDADYCRGKLATNEFYFKRLLPRTAAHRAAIEAGSDCLMKLPAELFAL; from the coding sequence ATGCCCGAATACAAAGCTCCCCTGCGCGACATGCGCTTTCTGATCGACCACGTCTTCGACTTCCACACCACCTACGCCGGGCTGGGCGCCACCGACGCGAGCCCGGACATGGTCAATGCGATCCTCGAAGAAGGCGCGAAATTCTGTGAGAACGTTCTCGCACCGTTGAATCGCAGCGGTGACGAAGAAGGCTGCCATTTCGACAACGGTGTGGTGACAACGCCTACAGGCTTCAAGCAGGCTTTCGCACAGTACGTGGAAGGTGGCTGGCACGGTCTGGCAGCTGATCCGGCGTATGGCGGCCAGGGTTTGCCAAGTTCTCTGGGCCTGGTCATCAGTGAGATGGTCGGCTCCAGCAATACTTCGTGGGGCATGTACCCCGGCCTGACCCACGGGGCGATGTCGGCCATCCACGCCCACGGCACCGAAGATCAGAAGAACACCTACCTGAGCAAACTGACGGCTGGCCAATGGACCGGCACCATGTGCCTGACCGAGGCGCATTGCGGCACTGACCTGGGCATCATCAAAACCCGCGCCGTGCCTTCAGCCGACGGCAGCTACGCGATTTCCGGCAGCAAGATCTTCATCTCGGCCGGCGAACACGACATGAGCGACAACATCATTCATCTGGTGTTGGCGAAACTGCCGGATGCTCCGGCAGGCACCAAGGGTATTTCCCTGTTCATCGTTCCCAAATTCCTACCCGATGCCGAGGGTGAAGCCGGCGAGCGCAACGGCGTCTCCTGCGGCTCGATCGAACACAAAATGGGCATCAAGGCCTCGGCGACCTGCGTGCTGAACTTCGACGAAGCCAAGGGCTTCTTGATCGGCGAGCCGAACAAGGGCCTGAACTGCATGTTCACCATGATGAACCACGCACGGCTCGGCACTGGCATGCAGGGGTTGTGTCTGGGTGAGGCGAGTTTCCAGGGTGCCATCAAGTACGCCAACGATCGCCTGCAAATGCGCGCGCTGACTGGCGCGAAAGCACCGGACAAAGCCGCCGATCCGATCATCGTTCATCCTGACGTGCGCCGGATGTTGCTGACCATGAAAGCCTTCAACGAAGGCAACCGCGCGCTGACCTATTTCACCGCGCAGCTGCTGGACGTCGCGCACCTGAGCCCGGATGAAACGGCGCGTCAGGACGCCGAAGACCTGTTGGCCTTCCTGACGCCGATCTGCAAAGCCTTCATGACTGACACCGGTCTGGAGGTCACCAACCACGGTATGCAGGTGTTTGGCGGTCACGGCTTTATCCGTGAATGGGGCATGGAACAGTTGGTTCGCGACTGCCGGATCGCGCCGATCTACGAAGGCACCAACGGCATTCAGGCGCTGGATCTACTCGGGCGCAAAGTGCTCGGCAGTCAGGGTAAATTGCTGCGTGGCTTCACCAAAATCGTCCACAAATTCTGCGCGGCGAATGCCGAGCATCCACAACTGGCCAGCTATGTGGCGCAACTCAATGGACTGAATCAACAGTGGGGCGAGTTGACCGCCAAAGTTGGCATGGCCGCAATGAAGAATCCGGACGAAGTCGGTGCGGCGTCGGTGGATTACTTGATGTACAGCGGTTACATCATCCTCGGCTATCTGTGGTTGCGCATGGCGCTGGTGGCCCAGACGCAACTCGACGCTGGCAGCGGTGATGCGGATTACTGCCGAGGCAAACTGGCAACCAACGAGTTCTACTTCAAGCGTTTGCTGCCGCGTACTGCCGCTCATCGGGCGGCTATCGAAGCGGGGAGTGATTGTTTGATGAAGTTGCCGGCGGAGTTGTTTGCGCTCTGA
- a CDS encoding aspartate aminotransferase family protein: MNLFNLRRTPPSLDDLVVDTSQSSRRDNLSRECLMPSVERPKQIFVRGQGSWLWDSDDRAYLDFSQGGGANSLGHSPSVLVNAISEQAQSLINPGFALHNRGMLNLAERLCNSTGSDQAYLLNSGAEACEAAIQLARQWGRLHRSGASRIIVASNGCHGRSPWTISPSDFHPVPFNDLAAMHAAVDARTVAILLEPIQNEAGVIPATAHYLKGVERLCRELGILLILDDVHTGLGRCGTLLAEQVHGVRADIVVIGEGLGGGVPLAALLARGKACCFEVGDLSGAHHGNALMTAAGLAVLNTIQDKAFLDHVVETGQHLREALSRLSYRYGHGELRGQGLLWGLTLSDDSAEAVVKAALSEGLVLNAPRPDCLRFTPALTVSNANIDEMILRLSRAFSRVRTAQLQCRKGIAV; the protein is encoded by the coding sequence ATGAATCTGTTCAACTTGCGTCGCACTCCACCGAGCCTCGACGACTTGGTCGTAGACACTTCCCAATCGTCCAGACGCGACAACCTTTCCCGCGAGTGCCTGATGCCCAGTGTCGAGCGGCCGAAGCAGATTTTTGTCCGCGGGCAAGGCTCCTGGCTGTGGGACAGCGATGACCGCGCTTACCTGGATTTCTCGCAGGGTGGCGGCGCCAACAGCCTGGGCCACAGCCCTTCGGTGCTGGTCAATGCGATATCAGAACAGGCTCAATCGCTGATCAACCCGGGTTTCGCACTGCATAACCGCGGCATGCTCAACCTTGCCGAGCGACTCTGCAATAGCACCGGCAGTGATCAGGCGTACCTGCTCAACAGCGGCGCCGAAGCCTGTGAGGCCGCGATTCAACTGGCACGTCAATGGGGTCGACTGCATCGCAGCGGGGCCTCACGGATCATCGTGGCCAGCAACGGCTGCCATGGCCGTAGTCCCTGGACGATTTCACCGTCGGACTTTCACCCCGTTCCCTTCAATGATCTGGCGGCGATGCACGCGGCGGTCGATGCCCGGACCGTGGCCATCCTGCTCGAACCGATCCAAAACGAAGCCGGGGTGATTCCGGCCACCGCGCATTACCTCAAGGGTGTCGAACGCCTGTGTCGGGAGCTGGGCATTTTGTTGATCCTCGACGACGTGCACACCGGCCTCGGTCGCTGCGGCACGTTGCTTGCCGAACAGGTCCACGGTGTTCGGGCAGATATCGTCGTCATCGGCGAAGGGCTTGGCGGTGGTGTGCCATTGGCTGCGTTGTTGGCGCGGGGCAAGGCCTGTTGTTTCGAGGTGGGTGACCTGTCGGGCGCTCATCATGGCAATGCGCTGATGACCGCTGCCGGTCTTGCGGTGTTGAACACGATTCAGGACAAGGCTTTTCTCGATCATGTGGTTGAAACCGGTCAGCACCTGCGCGAAGCCTTGAGTCGTTTGTCCTATCGCTATGGTCACGGCGAGTTGCGCGGGCAAGGGCTGCTCTGGGGACTGACCCTGTCCGACGATTCCGCTGAAGCCGTGGTCAAAGCCGCGTTGTCCGAAGGCTTGGTGCTCAACGCCCCACGACCCGATTGCCTGCGCTTTACCCCGGCGCTCACGGTCAGCAATGCCAACATCGACGAAATGATCCTGCGCCTGTCCCGCGCCTTTTCCCGCGTACGCACCGCACAACTGCAGTGCCGCAAGGGGATTGCGGTCTGA
- the pqqC gene encoding pyrroloquinoline-quinone synthase PqqC — protein MTDTPMSPAEFEAALRAKGAYYHIYHPYHVAMYEGRATREQIQGWVANRFYYQVNIPLKDAAILANCPDREIRREWIQRLLDHDGAPGEDGGIEAWLRLGQAVGLDPDQLRSQELVLPGVRFAVDAYVNFARRASWQEAASSSLTELFAPQIHQSRLDSWPQHYPWIDPTGYEYFRTRLGQARRDVEHGLAITLQHYTTREGQERMLQILQFKLDILWSMLDAMSMAYELNRPPYHSVTDQRVWHKGITL, from the coding sequence ATGACTGACACCCCAATGTCCCCCGCCGAATTCGAAGCAGCCTTGCGCGCCAAGGGCGCCTATTACCACATCTATCACCCGTACCACGTGGCGATGTATGAAGGCCGGGCGACCCGCGAGCAGATCCAGGGTTGGGTCGCCAATCGCTTCTACTATCAGGTGAACATCCCCCTGAAGGACGCTGCGATCCTCGCCAACTGCCCGGATCGCGAGATCCGTCGCGAGTGGATTCAGCGCCTGCTCGACCATGACGGCGCCCCCGGCGAAGACGGCGGCATCGAAGCGTGGCTGCGTCTGGGCCAGGCCGTCGGCCTCGACCCGGATCAGCTGCGCTCGCAGGAACTGGTCTTGCCGGGCGTACGTTTCGCCGTGGACGCCTACGTAAACTTCGCCCGCCGGGCCAGTTGGCAGGAAGCCGCCAGCAGCTCGCTGACCGAGTTGTTCGCGCCGCAGATCCACCAATCGCGCCTCGACAGCTGGCCGCAGCATTACCCGTGGATCGACCCGACGGGCTACGAGTATTTCCGCACCCGTCTCGGCCAGGCGCGCCGTGACGTGGAACACGGTCTGGCGATCACTTTGCAGCACTACACGACGCGTGAAGGCCAAGAGCGCATGCTGCAAATTCTCCAGTTCAAACTGGACATCCTTTGGAGCATGCTCGATGCCATGAGCATGGCCTACGAACTGAACCGCCCGCCGTATCACAGCGTGACCGACCAGCGGGTCTGGCATAAAGGAATCACCCTATGA
- a CDS encoding acyl-CoA dehydrogenase C-terminal domain-containing protein has protein sequence MADYKAPLRDMRFVLNEVFEVAKLWAQLPALAETVDAETVEAILEEAGKVTSKSIAPLSRAADEEGCHWADGAVTTPAGFPQAYQTYAEGGWVGVGGDPTYGGMGMPKAVSAQVEEMVNSASLSFGLYPMLTAGACLSINAHASEELKAAYLPNMYAGVWAGSMCLTEPHAGTDLGIIRTKAEPQADGSYKVSGTKIFITGGEHDLTENIIHLVLAKLPDAPAGPKGISLFLVPKFMVNADGSLGARNPANCGSIEHKMGIQASATCVMNFDEAVGYLVGEPNKGLAAMFTMMNYERLGVGIQGLATGERSYQNAVEYARDRLQSRSPTGAQNKDKVADPIIVHPDVRRMLLTMKASNEGGRAFSTYVAMQLDTAKFSEDATVRKRAEDLVALLTPVAKAFLTDLGLETTVHGQQVFGGHGYIREWGQEQLVRDVRITQIYEGTNGIQALDLVGRKIVGTGGAFYNLFADEIRHFTATASADLAEFTKPLNEAVTTLDELTSWLLDRAKNNPNEIGAASVEYLQTFGYVAYAYMWALMAKAAFGKEAQDDFYASKLGTARFYFARLLPRIHSLSASVKAGSESLFLLDAGQF, from the coding sequence ATGGCTGACTACAAAGCGCCCCTGCGCGATATGCGCTTCGTCCTCAATGAAGTCTTCGAGGTCGCCAAACTCTGGGCGCAGCTGCCTGCGCTGGCCGAAACCGTTGATGCTGAAACCGTCGAAGCCATTCTCGAAGAAGCCGGCAAGGTCACCAGCAAAAGCATCGCGCCCCTGAGCCGTGCAGCTGACGAAGAAGGTTGCCATTGGGCGGACGGTGCCGTCACCACGCCGGCCGGTTTCCCACAGGCTTATCAGACTTACGCTGAAGGCGGCTGGGTCGGTGTCGGTGGCGATCCGACCTACGGCGGCATGGGCATGCCCAAGGCCGTGTCGGCGCAAGTCGAAGAAATGGTCAACTCCGCCAGCCTGTCGTTTGGTCTGTACCCGATGCTGACCGCCGGTGCCTGCCTGTCGATCAACGCCCACGCCAGTGAAGAACTGAAAGCTGCGTACCTGCCGAACATGTATGCCGGCGTCTGGGCCGGTTCCATGTGCCTGACCGAACCGCACGCCGGTACAGACCTGGGGATTATCCGCACCAAGGCCGAGCCTCAGGCCGACGGTTCCTACAAGGTCAGCGGCACCAAGATCTTCATCACTGGCGGCGAGCACGACCTGACCGAGAACATCATTCACCTGGTGCTGGCCAAACTGCCGGACGCCCCGGCGGGGCCGAAAGGCATTTCGCTGTTCCTGGTACCGAAGTTCATGGTCAATGCCGATGGCAGCCTGGGCGCGCGTAACCCGGCGAACTGCGGTTCGATCGAACACAAGATGGGCATCCAGGCCTCCGCGACGTGCGTGATGAACTTCGACGAAGCCGTGGGTTACCTGGTCGGCGAACCGAACAAAGGCTTGGCGGCGATGTTCACCATGATGAACTACGAGCGTCTGGGCGTCGGTATCCAGGGCCTGGCCACCGGCGAGCGCTCCTACCAGAACGCCGTCGAATACGCCCGCGACCGTCTGCAAAGCCGTTCGCCGACCGGCGCGCAGAACAAGGACAAGGTCGCTGACCCGATCATCGTCCATCCGGACGTGCGTCGCATGCTGCTGACCATGAAAGCCTCGAACGAAGGCGGTCGTGCGTTCTCCACTTACGTGGCCATGCAACTGGACACGGCCAAGTTCAGCGAAGACGCGACCGTCCGCAAACGCGCGGAAGATCTGGTCGCTCTGCTGACGCCAGTAGCCAAGGCGTTCCTGACCGACCTCGGTCTGGAAACCACCGTGCACGGCCAGCAGGTTTTTGGCGGCCACGGTTACATCCGTGAGTGGGGTCAGGAACAACTGGTTCGCGACGTGCGCATCACCCAGATCTACGAAGGCACCAACGGCATTCAGGCGCTTGACCTCGTAGGACGCAAGATCGTCGGCACGGGCGGGGCGTTCTACAACCTGTTCGCGGATGAGATTCGTCATTTCACCGCCACCGCCAGCGCTGATCTCGCGGAGTTCACCAAGCCGCTGAACGAAGCCGTCACCACCCTCGACGAGCTGACTTCGTGGTTGCTGGACCGGGCGAAAAACAACCCGAACGAAATCGGCGCGGCGTCGGTCGAGTACCTGCAAACCTTCGGTTACGTGGCTTACGCCTACATGTGGGCGCTGATGGCCAAGGCGGCCTTCGGCAAAGAAGCGCAGGATGATTTCTACGCGAGCAAGCTGGGCACGGCGCGGTTCTATTTCGCCCGTCTGCTGCCGCGTATTCACTCGTTGAGTGCGTCGGTGAAGGCGGGGAGCGAGTCGCTGTTCCTGCTGGACGCCGGACAGTTCTGA
- the pqqE gene encoding pyrroloquinoline quinone biosynthesis protein PqqE, translated as MSGTLPPKPEIGLPLWLLAELTYRCPLQCPYCSNPLDFAEQGKELSTEQWIKVFREAREMGAAQLGFSGGEPLVRQDLAELIAEARKLGFYTNLITSGIGLTEQKISDFKKAGLDHIQISFQASDEQVNNLLAGSKKAFAQKLEMARAVKAHGYPMVLNFVTHRHNIDKIDRIIELCIALEADFVELATCQFYGWAQLNRVGLLPTKEQLVRAERITNEYRAKLEAEGHPCKLIFVTPDYYEERPKACMNGWGSIFLTVTPDGTALPCHGARQMPVQFPNVRDHSMQHIWYDSFGFNRFRGYDWMPEPCRSCDEKEKDFGGCRCQAFMLTGDASNADPVCSKSEHHGVILKAREEAEHATQTIEQLAFRNERNSRLIAKS; from the coding sequence GTGTCAGGCACGTTACCGCCAAAACCTGAAATCGGCCTGCCGCTGTGGCTGCTGGCCGAGCTGACGTACCGCTGTCCGCTGCAATGTCCATACTGCTCCAACCCGCTGGACTTCGCCGAACAAGGCAAAGAACTGAGCACCGAGCAGTGGATCAAAGTGTTCCGCGAAGCCCGGGAAATGGGTGCCGCACAGCTGGGCTTTTCCGGCGGAGAGCCGCTGGTGCGCCAGGACCTTGCCGAGTTGATCGCCGAGGCGCGCAAGTTGGGTTTCTACACCAACCTCATCACGTCCGGAATTGGCCTCACCGAGCAGAAAATCAGCGACTTCAAGAAAGCCGGCCTTGATCACATCCAGATCAGTTTCCAGGCCAGCGACGAACAAGTGAATAACTTGTTGGCTGGTTCGAAAAAGGCCTTCGCGCAGAAGCTGGAAATGGCTCGTGCGGTGAAAGCCCACGGCTACCCGATGGTGCTGAACTTCGTGACCCATCGGCACAACATCGACAAGATCGACCGGATCATCGAGCTGTGCATCGCCCTTGAAGCGGACTTTGTCGAACTCGCCACCTGCCAGTTTTACGGTTGGGCACAGCTCAATCGGGTCGGCCTGTTGCCGACCAAAGAGCAATTGGTTCGCGCCGAACGCATCACCAACGAATACCGCGCCAAACTGGAAGCCGAAGGGCATCCGTGCAAGCTGATTTTCGTCACGCCGGACTACTACGAAGAACGCCCGAAAGCCTGCATGAACGGCTGGGGCAGCATTTTTCTTACAGTCACGCCGGACGGAACCGCACTGCCGTGTCACGGTGCCCGACAGATGCCGGTGCAATTTCCGAACGTGCGCGATCACAGCATGCAGCACATCTGGTACGACTCGTTCGGCTTCAACCGCTTCCGTGGTTACGACTGGATGCCCGAGCCATGCCGCTCCTGCGACGAGAAAGAAAAAGACTTCGGCGGCTGCCGCTGCCAGGCGTTCATGCTCACGGGTGACGCCAGCAATGCCGACCCGGTGTGCAGCAAGTCGGAGCATCATGGCGTGATTCTCAAGGCCCGCGAAGAAGCCGAACACGCGACCCAGACCATCGAACAACTGGCCTTTCGCAATGAACGAAACTCACGCCTCATCGCTAAAAGCTGA